A portion of the Algisphaera agarilytica genome contains these proteins:
- a CDS encoding N-acetylmuramic acid 6-phosphate etherase yields MSDPSLDRSQLETEKRLASAAAIDALSVAQTLQLMNTQDIEVPRIVRTALPALTKLIERIIAGMREGGRLIYVGAGTSGRLGVLDASECPPTFFTDPTDVVGVIAGGDKALRRSAEGKEDDPTGSHLTLTNMQLTEHDTLVGIAAGGTTPFVWGAIEFARNKGAATGIITCVKLSTLRKPIQRAPLVPGNAPVDLPAPPEEQFRVDHPIELIVGPEVVTGSTRLKAGTATKLALNMITTTTMVQLGKTWGNLMVDVRATNDKLTDRAQRILMQQLGIDREAAGELLDQADGRVKLALVMHRKNLDAEAAEALIDEHGGKLRPILGSPK; encoded by the coding sequence ATGTCCGACCCTTCGCTCGACCGCAGCCAACTGGAGACCGAAAAACGGCTCGCCTCGGCGGCGGCAATTGATGCGTTATCGGTCGCCCAGACGCTCCAGCTCATGAACACCCAGGACATCGAGGTCCCGCGGATCGTGCGGACCGCGCTGCCGGCGCTCACCAAACTGATCGAGCGGATCATCGCTGGGATGCGCGAAGGCGGCCGACTGATCTACGTCGGCGCGGGGACGTCCGGCCGGCTGGGTGTGCTCGACGCCAGCGAATGCCCGCCGACCTTCTTCACCGACCCCACCGACGTCGTGGGCGTCATCGCCGGGGGCGACAAAGCGCTGCGTCGCTCGGCCGAGGGCAAGGAAGACGACCCCACCGGCAGCCACCTGACGCTGACCAACATGCAGCTCACCGAGCACGACACGCTCGTGGGCATCGCCGCGGGTGGGACGACGCCTTTTGTGTGGGGCGCGATCGAATTCGCCCGCAACAAGGGCGCGGCGACCGGGATCATCACCTGCGTGAAACTCAGCACGCTGCGTAAACCCATCCAGCGGGCTCCGCTCGTGCCTGGAAACGCGCCGGTCGATCTGCCCGCCCCCCCGGAAGAGCAGTTCCGCGTGGATCACCCGATCGAGCTGATCGTCGGCCCCGAGGTGGTCACCGGTTCGACCCGCCTCAAGGCCGGCACCGCGACCAAGCTCGCGCTGAACATGATCACCACCACGACGATGGTTCAGCTCGGCAAGACCTGGGGCAACCTGATGGTCGACGTGCGGGCGACCAACGACAAGCTCACCGACCGGGCCCAGCGCATCCTCATGCAGCAGCTCGGCATCGACCGCGAGGCGGCGGGCGAATTACTCGATCAGGCCGACGGCCGGGTGAAGTTGGCGCTGGTGATGCACCGCAAGAACCTCGATGCCGAGGCGGCCGAGGCGCTCATCGACGAGCACGGCGGGAAGCTCCGGCCGATCCTTGGGTCGCCGAAATAA
- a CDS encoding sugar phosphate isomerase/epimerase family protein, translating to MPSPALNFGVQSFCFRHFKDNADVAEKVKEIGVDSIEVCAVHADFDKPEEFKEIVKTYRDGGVAVNSIGVQTFVGNDNERQWFECAAAAGAKLITAHFRVDSFHTAVPKTAKLAADYGIQVGIHCHGGYMFGGSRDIIDHLIKLGDGHVGVCIDTAWCMQTGPQNGNPVEWAKHYADAVFGVHYKDFVFDPNAQWNDVVVGTGTLDLPAFVKALDDNGFNGTAVLEYEADVENPVPALTKCVQKMRSLTS from the coding sequence ATGCCCAGCCCCGCCCTGAATTTCGGTGTCCAGAGTTTCTGCTTCCGCCACTTCAAAGACAACGCCGACGTGGCGGAGAAGGTCAAGGAGATCGGCGTCGATTCGATCGAGGTCTGTGCGGTCCACGCCGACTTCGACAAGCCCGAAGAATTCAAAGAAATCGTCAAGACCTACCGCGACGGCGGCGTGGCGGTCAACTCCATCGGCGTCCAAACCTTCGTCGGCAACGACAACGAACGCCAGTGGTTCGAGTGCGCCGCAGCCGCGGGCGCCAAGCTCATCACCGCCCACTTCAGGGTCGACAGCTTCCACACCGCCGTGCCCAAGACCGCCAAGCTCGCCGCCGACTACGGCATCCAGGTCGGCATCCACTGCCACGGCGGCTACATGTTCGGCGGCTCCCGCGACATCATCGACCACCTCATCAAGCTCGGCGACGGCCACGTCGGCGTCTGCATCGACACCGCCTGGTGCATGCAGACCGGCCCCCAAAACGGCAACCCCGTCGAGTGGGCCAAGCACTACGCCGACGCGGTCTTCGGCGTCCACTACAAAGACTTTGTCTTCGACCCCAACGCCCAGTGGAACGACGTCGTCGTCGGCACCGGCACCCTCGACCTGCCCGCCTTCGTGAAAGCCCTCGACGACAACGGCTTCAACGGCACCGCGGTCCTCGAGTACGAAGCCGACGTCGAAAACCCCGTGCCCGCTTTGACCAAATGCGTGCAAAAGATGCGTAGCCTGACGTCGTAA
- a CDS encoding response regulator — MAKQKDILTTGEVAKICNVAPRTVSKWFDSGQLKGYRIPGSKDRRIPMPALLRFMKAHNIPLDGLQSGKTRVLVVDQASEIVGVLTKVLTEQANYEVKTADTGFAAGIECEKFRPHVLLLDMHLGDVQGEDVLKLVRASDDLQATKVIAMSGKFTDGQAQHLINQGFDGYLKKPFHVRSVIEAVEDAVAIVY, encoded by the coding sequence ATGGCCAAACAAAAAGACATCTTGACCACGGGCGAAGTCGCCAAAATTTGTAACGTCGCGCCCCGCACGGTCAGCAAGTGGTTCGACTCGGGCCAGCTCAAGGGCTACCGCATCCCCGGCAGCAAAGACCGCCGCATCCCCATGCCGGCTTTGCTCCGCTTCATGAAGGCCCACAACATCCCGCTCGACGGGCTGCAGTCGGGCAAGACCCGCGTCCTGGTCGTCGACCAGGCCAGCGAGATCGTCGGCGTCCTGACCAAGGTGCTGACCGAACAAGCCAACTACGAAGTCAAGACCGCCGACACCGGCTTCGCCGCCGGCATCGAGTGTGAAAAGTTCCGCCCGCACGTCCTGCTGCTCGACATGCACCTGGGCGATGTCCAGGGTGAAGACGTGCTCAAGCTCGTCCGCGCCAGCGACGACCTGCAGGCCACCAAGGTGATCGCCATGTCCGGCAAGTTCACCGACGGCCAGGCCCAACACCTGATCAACCAAGGCTTCGACGGCTACCTCAAGAAGCCGTTCCACGTCCGCTCGGTCATCGAAGCGGTCGAAGACGCCGTGGCCATCGTGTACTAA
- a CDS encoding molybdopterin molybdotransferase MoeA, translated as MADLPDYSQALPEALSCCNPLEAEHVALPKAAARVLREAVTADRDQPPFDRSAMDGFALRADAWAAEKDFRVVGSIPAGGTLPDGLELDPQADVVRIATGAAVPRDTTGFDAVVQIEKAQVTEGDSPTVRFTVEGVKPGMNIHQRGADATAGQEIIPAGTMLRPHHLGIAAAVGAGQVSVTRKPRVVILSSGDELRPIDTPLAELEPQQIRNSNGPMLVALLYAMGCEVVRQEHVVDEAQAVTEACTQAVADADLVITSGGVSVGQRDLFPATWPTLGYETVLHGVKMQPGKPVFVAKPQGDRSAKPQAACVIGLPGNPVSVLATAHLFAWPMVRRMLGLDPVLPWRRVWLSTPTKPNARREAFRAARFVGETREQVEVLPWQGSGDLSHTATAEGWVRLPASNTELHAGTPLMFLPLLGGYSDTAAH; from the coding sequence ATGGCCGATCTGCCCGACTATTCACAAGCCCTTCCCGAGGCCCTGTCCTGCTGCAATCCGCTGGAGGCCGAACACGTTGCGTTGCCCAAAGCGGCCGCGCGGGTGCTACGGGAGGCGGTGACCGCCGACCGGGATCAACCGCCGTTCGACCGCTCGGCCATGGACGGGTTCGCGCTGCGGGCCGACGCGTGGGCCGCAGAGAAGGACTTCCGTGTCGTGGGCAGCATCCCGGCAGGGGGCACGCTGCCCGACGGCTTGGAACTCGACCCGCAAGCCGATGTCGTCCGCATCGCAACCGGCGCCGCGGTCCCACGCGACACGACCGGGTTCGACGCGGTGGTGCAGATCGAAAAAGCGCAGGTCACCGAAGGCGATTCGCCCACGGTGCGGTTCACGGTCGAGGGCGTGAAGCCGGGGATGAACATCCACCAACGCGGTGCCGACGCCACGGCCGGACAGGAAATCATTCCCGCAGGCACCATGCTCCGGCCACACCACCTCGGGATCGCCGCGGCGGTGGGGGCCGGCCAAGTCAGCGTGACGCGTAAGCCCCGGGTGGTCATCCTCAGCTCGGGCGACGAGCTTCGGCCGATCGATACGCCGCTGGCGGAACTCGAGCCGCAGCAGATCCGCAACAGCAACGGGCCGATGCTGGTGGCGCTGCTATACGCGATGGGTTGCGAGGTCGTTCGGCAAGAACATGTGGTTGACGAAGCGCAAGCCGTAACCGAGGCATGCACGCAAGCCGTGGCTGACGCCGATCTGGTCATCACCTCTGGCGGTGTCAGCGTCGGGCAACGCGACTTGTTCCCCGCGACGTGGCCCACCCTGGGATACGAAACCGTCTTGCACGGCGTGAAGATGCAGCCGGGCAAACCCGTCTTCGTAGCCAAACCGCAGGGCGATCGCAGCGCTAAGCCGCAAGCGGCTTGTGTGATCGGGTTGCCGGGGAATCCGGTGAGCGTGTTGGCGACGGCCCACCTTTTTGCGTGGCCGATGGTCCGCAGGATGCTCGGGCTCGACCCGGTGTTGCCGTGGCGGCGGGTGTGGCTGTCAACGCCCACCAAACCCAACGCCCGCCGTGAGGCGTTCCGCGCTGCGCGCTTCGTGGGCGAGACCCGCGAGCAGGTCGAGGTCTTGCCGTGGCAGGGTTCGGGCGATCTGTCACACACCGCCACGGCCGAAGGTTGGGTACGCTTGCCCGCCTCGAACACCGAGCTGCACGCGGGCACGCCCCTGATGTTTTTGCCTCTGCTCGGGGGTTATTCGGACACCGCCGCACATTGA
- the moaD gene encoding molybdopterin converting factor subunit 1 translates to MKIKVLFFASLADRVGVREIELELPLKSRVDDALTELAERYPALASARETLAVAVNLAYVDSAHVLADHDELALIPPVSGG, encoded by the coding sequence ATGAAGATCAAAGTCCTGTTTTTTGCGTCGCTCGCGGACCGTGTGGGGGTCCGAGAAATCGAACTTGAGCTGCCGTTGAAGTCTCGCGTGGACGATGCGCTGACGGAGTTGGCCGAGCGTTACCCCGCGTTGGCTTCGGCGCGAGAAACGTTGGCGGTGGCGGTCAACCTCGCTTACGTCGATTCAGCGCATGTTTTAGCGGACCATGACGAGTTGGCCCTGATCCCGCCGGTGTCGGGGGGTTGA